One genomic segment of Gottschalkia acidurici 9a includes these proteins:
- a CDS encoding helix-turn-helix domain-containing protein, translating into MESNRNTIPYFSMKVRKRLVELDMTQRQLAKDIGVNENYLTDILRGRRSGEKYRQAIIEKLDIETIFKSN; encoded by the coding sequence ATGGAAAGTAATCGAAATACGATACCGTATTTTTCTATGAAAGTAAGGAAAAGACTTGTAGAACTTGATATGACACAAAGACAACTAGCAAAAGATATTGGAGTTAATGAAAACTATCTTACTGATATATTAAGAGGTAGACGTTCTGGTGAAAAGTACAGACAAGCTATTATTGAAAAATTAGATATAGAGACTATATTTAAAAGCAATTAA
- the ribD gene encoding bifunctional diaminohydroxyphosphoribosylaminopyrimidine deaminase/5-amino-6-(5-phosphoribosylamino)uracil reductase RibD — MESVYMKRAIELAKKGEGHVSPNPLVGAVIVKNESIIGEGYHGFYGGDHAEINALKNSTESVEGSTMYVTLEPCSHFGKTPPCVNAIVENNIKKVVIGLKDPNLLVSGRGIQILKSNGIEVVTSVLEDECKKLNEIFLKYITTKTPFVILKYAMTLDGKIATHIGDSKWISNSLSRKHVHEIRHKLSSIMVGIGTVLKDNPSLNTRLEDKEGLDPIRIIVDTKGRIPLDSKVINLKSSSRTIVATTELAPKDKLKALEDKDVEIIITPVKDSYVDLIYLLKSLGSKGIDSILLEGGSELSFSALQENIVDKVVAFISPKIIGGSSAKTPIGGTGIEFMKDAINLNNISLKTFNEDIMIEGYIEKE, encoded by the coding sequence ATGGAATCAGTTTATATGAAAAGAGCTATAGAGTTAGCTAAAAAAGGTGAAGGTCATGTTAGTCCTAATCCCTTAGTTGGAGCAGTCATTGTGAAAAATGAAAGTATAATAGGTGAAGGTTACCATGGGTTTTATGGTGGAGATCATGCAGAAATAAATGCATTAAAAAATTCTACTGAAAGTGTTGAAGGTAGTACTATGTATGTTACTTTAGAACCTTGCTCTCATTTTGGGAAGACACCTCCTTGTGTTAATGCTATTGTGGAAAATAATATAAAAAAGGTAGTCATAGGGCTAAAAGACCCTAATCTTTTAGTATCTGGTAGAGGTATCCAAATACTTAAATCTAATGGAATTGAAGTTGTTACCAGTGTATTAGAAGATGAATGTAAAAAGTTAAATGAAATATTTTTAAAGTATATTACAACAAAGACTCCTTTCGTAATACTAAAATATGCAATGACTCTTGATGGCAAAATAGCAACTCATATTGGTGATTCTAAATGGATCTCTAATTCATTGTCTAGAAAACATGTCCATGAAATTAGACATAAACTCTCATCCATCATGGTTGGAATAGGGACTGTTCTGAAAGACAATCCCAGTTTAAATACACGCTTAGAAGATAAAGAAGGCTTAGATCCAATTAGAATTATAGTAGATACGAAGGGAAGAATTCCATTAGACTCTAAAGTTATTAATCTAAAGTCTAGTTCAAGGACTATAGTTGCCACTACTGAGTTAGCCCCTAAAGACAAATTGAAAGCCTTAGAAGATAAGGATGTAGAAATAATAATTACACCAGTTAAGGATAGTTATGTAGATCTAATTTATCTTTTAAAATCACTAGGAAGTAAAGGAATTGACAGTATTCTTCTTGAGGGTGGCAGCGAACTAAGTTTTAGTGCCTTACAAGAAAACATTGTTGATAAAGTAGTTGCATTCATATCACCTAAAATAATTGGTGGAAGTTCGGCTAAAACCCCTATAGGTGGTACTGGTATTGAATTTATGAAAGATGCTATAAATCTTAACAATATATCTTTAAAAACGTTTAATGAAGATATTATGATTGAAGGTTATATTGAAAAGGAGTGA
- a CDS encoding TetR/AcrR family transcriptional regulator — protein sequence MDSTKKIDYSKSEAAMRILDTAKRLFYSEGIQSVGIDRIVKESNVAMNTMYKYFPSKDTLVEVYLTERDKYWMSWLENSVAQVKEPREKLLAIFDALDNWFHEDVFRGCAFINAYGEVGTTKSYIHNISKYHKEKLYELILKIAEDAMIVNKEQVAKEFLILIEGAIVVASISENKDAGKTAKKNGRADTK from the coding sequence ATGGATAGCACTAAAAAGATAGACTATAGTAAGAGTGAAGCAGCAATGAGAATTTTAGATACAGCTAAGCGTCTATTTTATAGTGAGGGTATACAGTCGGTTGGAATAGATAGGATAGTAAAAGAATCAAATGTTGCTATGAACACAATGTATAAGTACTTTCCATCTAAGGATACATTGGTTGAAGTATATCTGACAGAAAGAGATAAGTACTGGATGTCATGGTTAGAAAATTCGGTTGCACAAGTAAAAGAACCAAGAGAAAAATTGCTTGCTATATTTGATGCTTTAGATAACTGGTTTCATGAAGATGTTTTTAGAGGATGTGCATTTATAAATGCTTATGGGGAAGTTGGAACCACCAAATCTTATATACACAATATTTCAAAATATCATAAAGAAAAACTATATGAACTTATATTAAAAATTGCTGAAGATGCAATGATAGTAAATAAAGAACAAGTTGCAAAAGAATTTCTTATACTTATAGAGGGAGCAATAGTTGTTGCATCGATAAGTGAGAACAAGGATGCAGGAAAGACTGCTAAAAAAAATGGCAGAGCAGATACTAAGTAA
- a CDS encoding riboflavin synthase, which produces MFTGLVEEIGTIKSIKKGTNSAQITIIADKVLLDVNLGDSICTNGVCLTVTSFCPNCFTVDVMAETMRKSNLDALTPGKKVNLERALRLGDRLGGHMVSGHIDGIGTISNLEKEDNATWVTISTSYDLLKYIVYKGSIAIDGVSLTVAYVDDSNFKVSIIPHTKDITTLLDKKVGDKVNLECDMIGKYVEKMLSPKDAITESKGSVTVDFLKDHGFI; this is translated from the coding sequence TTGTTCACTGGCTTAGTTGAAGAGATCGGAACTATAAAATCTATTAAAAAAGGAACTAACTCTGCTCAAATCACTATAATCGCTGATAAAGTTCTTTTAGATGTAAATTTAGGAGACAGTATATGTACTAATGGTGTTTGTCTTACTGTAACTAGCTTTTGTCCTAATTGCTTTACTGTAGATGTTATGGCTGAAACAATGAGAAAAAGTAATCTTGACGCTCTTACTCCTGGCAAAAAAGTTAATTTAGAACGAGCACTGAGACTAGGTGATAGATTAGGAGGTCATATGGTAAGTGGTCATATTGATGGAATTGGAACTATATCTAACTTAGAAAAAGAAGATAATGCTACTTGGGTGACTATAAGTACGTCTTATGACCTTCTAAAGTACATTGTCTACAAAGGGTCTATTGCTATTGATGGAGTAAGTCTGACTGTAGCTTATGTAGATGATAGTAATTTTAAAGTATCTATAATTCCTCATACTAAAGACATAACCACACTTTTAGATAAAAAAGTAGGAGATAAGGTTAATTTAGAATGTGACATGATAGGAAAATATGTTGAGAAGATGTTATCGCCAAAAGATGCTATTACTGAGTCTAAGGGTAGCGTAACTGTAGATTTTTTAAAAGATCACGGATTTATCTAA
- a CDS encoding DJ-1/PfpI family protein, with amino-acid sequence MSKKVDGFRLGIYIFKDAEIVDFAAPYGVFSVARRLDPSLDAFFISDSSRPVQAQGGFTILPNYSFSDNPSIDAFLIPGGFGTRQEIYNTRLHDYINSLPESTILTSVCTGSWIYGHMGLLDGIAATNRKEPDKLESSEAGMVPIDRLAKIAPSCKISRSRVVDSGRIVTGGGIAAGMEVGFHMLRRAGYDEYFISEVSRIMEYKEAYDLYRDDIEYDNV; translated from the coding sequence ATGAGTAAAAAAGTAGATGGCTTTAGACTAGGTATTTATATTTTTAAAGATGCTGAAATAGTGGACTTTGCAGCACCGTATGGAGTATTTTCCGTTGCAAGAAGACTAGATCCTTCACTAGATGCATTTTTTATTAGTGATTCTTCAAGACCTGTTCAGGCACAAGGAGGATTTACTATTTTACCCAATTATAGTTTTAGTGATAATCCTTCCATTGATGCATTCTTAATTCCTGGTGGATTTGGTACACGACAAGAAATATATAATACTAGACTGCATGACTATATAAACAGTCTACCTGAAAGTACTATTTTAACTAGCGTATGTACTGGTTCTTGGATATATGGACACATGGGACTTTTAGATGGGATTGCTGCTACGAATAGAAAAGAACCTGACAAATTAGAGTCTTCTGAAGCTGGAATGGTACCTATTGATAGGTTAGCTAAGATAGCTCCTTCTTGTAAGATTAGTCGTTCTCGTGTTGTTGATTCTGGAAGAATAGTTACTGGTGGTGGAATAGCTGCTGGGATGGAAGTTGGGTTTCATATGTTGAGAAGGGCTGGCTATGATGAATACTTTATAAGTGAAGTTTCTAGAATAATGGAGTACAAAGAAGCCTATGATTTATATCGTGACGATATAGAGTATGACAATGTGTAA
- the ribE gene encoding 6,7-dimethyl-8-ribityllumazine synthase, whose amino-acid sequence MKIYEGNLVSEGLRFGIVIGRFNEFIGSKLLSGALDGFKRHGVHEDDIDIAWVPGAFEIPLIAKKMAKSKKYDGVICLGAVIRGSTPHFDYVSSEVSKGIASVSLDTEIPVVFGVLTTDTIEQAIERAGTKAGNKGYEASITAIEMANLLKEI is encoded by the coding sequence ATGAAAATCTATGAGGGAAATTTAGTATCTGAAGGACTAAGATTTGGAATTGTTATAGGAAGATTTAATGAATTTATAGGATCAAAGCTTCTATCTGGTGCTTTAGATGGTTTTAAACGTCATGGTGTACATGAGGATGATATTGATATTGCTTGGGTTCCTGGTGCATTTGAAATTCCTCTTATAGCTAAGAAAATGGCAAAGTCTAAAAAGTACGATGGTGTTATTTGTCTAGGTGCTGTTATAAGAGGTTCTACTCCACACTTTGATTATGTGTCTAGTGAAGTTTCAAAAGGAATAGCTAGTGTATCTTTAGATACTGAAATACCAGTTGTCTTTGGAGTTCTAACTACTGATACTATAGAACAAGCAATAGAAAGAGCAGGAACAAAAGCAGGAAATAAAGGATATGAAGCTAGTATTACTGCCATAGAGATGGCTAATTTGCTAAAAGAAATTTAA
- a CDS encoding bifunctional 3,4-dihydroxy-2-butanone-4-phosphate synthase/GTP cyclohydrolase II yields the protein MFHFNTIEEAIEDIKNGKIVVVVDDENRENEGDLLMAAEKVTSEAINFMAKHGRGLICMPIIKERLDELNINQMVSKNTDSHHTAFTVSIDAIDTTTGISAHERSHTILKVLDSSSTSSDFNKPGHIFPLEAKDGGVLRRPGHTEAAVDLARLAGLYPAGVICEIMNEDGSMARIPDLMTYVKDHNLKIITIADLIAFRRKTELLVKKVSECNLPTKHGDFKMVGYENILNGEHHIALVKGNISSDSPVLVRVHSECLTGDAFGSLRCDCGEQLDEAMKKIESEESGVLLYMRQEGRGIGLINKIKAYNLQDSGMDTVEANLALGFPDDMRDYGIGAQILSDLGIKKIKLMTNNPKKLSGLSGYGIEIVDRVPIQMNHNEKNKHYLETKKEKLGHILNFKEEK from the coding sequence ATGTTCCACTTTAATACTATAGAAGAGGCTATCGAAGATATAAAAAACGGAAAAATAGTAGTAGTTGTTGACGATGAAAATAGAGAAAATGAAGGCGACTTACTCATGGCTGCTGAAAAGGTAACCTCAGAAGCTATAAACTTCATGGCAAAACACGGCAGAGGCCTAATATGTATGCCTATAATAAAGGAAAGATTAGATGAACTTAATATAAACCAAATGGTGAGCAAAAATACTGATTCTCATCATACTGCTTTTACAGTTTCAATAGACGCCATAGACACAACTACTGGAATATCTGCTCATGAAAGATCTCATACCATTTTAAAAGTTCTAGATTCTAGTTCAACAAGTAGCGATTTCAATAAACCAGGTCATATATTCCCCCTAGAGGCTAAGGATGGTGGTGTTTTAAGAAGACCTGGTCACACTGAAGCTGCTGTTGACTTAGCTAGATTGGCTGGGCTATACCCTGCTGGAGTTATTTGTGAAATTATGAATGAAGATGGATCTATGGCTAGAATACCCGACCTTATGACTTATGTTAAAGATCATAATTTAAAAATAATTACCATAGCAGATTTAATAGCTTTTCGCCGTAAAACAGAATTGTTAGTAAAAAAAGTTTCTGAGTGTAATCTACCTACAAAGCATGGTGACTTTAAAATGGTGGGATACGAAAATATTTTAAATGGTGAGCATCATATAGCACTAGTGAAAGGTAATATATCTAGTGATTCACCAGTTCTAGTAAGAGTTCACTCAGAGTGTCTTACTGGAGATGCTTTTGGTTCTTTAAGGTGTGATTGTGGAGAACAGCTTGATGAGGCTATGAAAAAAATAGAATCTGAAGAATCAGGTGTACTTCTATACATGCGTCAGGAAGGTAGGGGGATTGGACTTATAAATAAAATAAAAGCTTATAATCTTCAGGATAGTGGTATGGATACTGTTGAGGCTAACTTGGCACTAGGTTTTCCTGATGACATGAGAGACTATGGTATAGGGGCTCAGATACTTTCTGACCTTGGAATAAAAAAGATTAAGTTAATGACTAATAATCCTAAAAAACTTTCTGGACTTTCTGGCTATGGTATAGAAATTGTAGATAGAGTTCCTATACAGATGAATCACAATGAAAAAAATAAGCATTATCTTGAAACTAAAAAAGAGAAGTTAGGACATATTCTAAATTTTAAGGAGGAAAAATAA
- a CDS encoding HD-GYP domain-containing protein — MLKLDKDRDLIDILQTILSKNSKYTWEHSQNVSKYTEILSSRFYNKIKDIQAVSWGALLHDIGKIEISQSIIDKPSEISQEEFTEIRKHPTYSRDILLYMFNKENNYFESDELKIILDIAYYHHERWDGEGYPQGLKGERIPLSARIVSVIDTYDAIVAERPYKESKSSEEAIYIIKNEAGKQFDPNVVKEFIECFE, encoded by the coding sequence ATGCTCAAATTAGATAAAGACAGAGATTTAATAGATATACTTCAAACAATATTAAGTAAAAACAGTAAATATACATGGGAGCATTCCCAAAATGTATCTAAATATACAGAGATACTATCTAGTAGATTTTATAATAAAATAAAAGACATACAAGCAGTATCATGGGGAGCACTATTACATGACATAGGTAAAATCGAAATCTCTCAATCAATAATAGACAAGCCTTCAGAAATCTCACAAGAAGAATTTACTGAAATAAGAAAACACCCAACCTATAGTAGAGATATATTACTATACATGTTCAACAAAGAAAATAATTATTTTGAATCTGATGAACTAAAAATTATATTAGATATAGCATACTATCACCATGAACGATGGGATGGAGAAGGGTATCCTCAAGGATTAAAAGGAGAAAGAATTCCATTAAGTGCTAGGATAGTAAGTGTGATAGATACATATGATGCCATAGTTGCAGAGAGACCTTATAAAGAGTCGAAAAGTTCAGAGGAAGCTATATACATAATAAAAAATGAAGCGGGAAAGCAGTTTGATCCAAATGTGGTAAAAGAATTTATAGAATGCTTTGAGTAG
- a CDS encoding N-acetyltransferase — translation MDTGSDDSDNNNINNIYLRERDENLKEYSYSNEFKFNIISDKKSKRVNIGEITGHFFDLSSINSERKTDNIINILNQYDDETFDICRNLCRETNCIKGSGNNIVHLDRFYIDSNYRGNGTGRETLHYFKDEISNLLKEDVRYIALFPDPITDDKNFDSLYDMDLKQRTNKIKKLKSFYSSLGFKEMKVKSDYMYLDLYSDYDNMRNYSN, via the coding sequence ATGGACACCGGTTCTGATGATTCAGACAATAATAATATAAATAACATTTATTTAAGAGAAAGAGATGAGAATTTAAAGGAATATTCTTATAGTAACGAATTTAAATTTAATATAATTTCGGATAAAAAAAGTAAAAGAGTAAACATCGGAGAAATTACAGGTCATTTTTTTGACTTAAGCTCTATAAATTCAGAAAGAAAAACAGACAATATAATAAACATATTAAATCAATACGACGATGAGACTTTTGATATATGTAGAAATCTTTGTAGAGAAACAAACTGTATTAAAGGTAGTGGAAATAATATAGTTCATTTAGACAGATTTTATATAGATTCAAATTATAGAGGTAATGGAACAGGAAGAGAAACACTTCATTATTTTAAAGATGAAATATCTAATCTTTTAAAAGAAGATGTAAGATATATTGCACTGTTTCCAGATCCTATAACAGATGATAAAAATTTTGACTCTTTGTATGATATGGATTTAAAGCAAAGAACAAATAAAATAAAAAAGTTAAAAAGTTTTTATTCTAGTTTAGGTTTTAAAGAAATGAAAGTAAAATCTGATTATATGTATTTAGATTTATATAGTGACTATGATAATATGAGAAACTATAGTAATTAA
- a CDS encoding acetate uptake transporter, which yields MEGTQNVKMVNADPSAIGLFGLAMVTLVASSNKLGITGEVSFVIPWAIFLGAFAQLFACIEDCKRNNIFGTTAFGGYAFFWFGVAMSWMIKLGVFGANLANTVDPKQLGFAYLGYLLFTIYMTIGAMETHKVLFTIFCLIDVLFIGLTLSTFGIAYEFTHTLAGYAELLIAIFSFYGSAACVLNTHFGRVFLPVGKPFGIFKK from the coding sequence ATGGAAGGAACACAAAACGTAAAAATGGTCAATGCTGATCCATCTGCAATAGGATTATTTGGACTAGCCATGGTTACATTAGTAGCATCAAGTAATAAATTAGGGATAACAGGTGAAGTATCATTTGTAATTCCATGGGCAATATTTTTAGGAGCATTTGCACAACTATTTGCCTGTATAGAAGATTGTAAACGCAATAATATTTTCGGTACTACCGCTTTTGGAGGATATGCATTTTTTTGGTTTGGAGTTGCTATGAGTTGGATGATAAAATTAGGAGTATTTGGTGCAAATCTCGCAAATACTGTAGATCCTAAACAACTTGGATTCGCATATCTAGGATATTTACTATTTACTATATATATGACTATAGGAGCTATGGAAACTCATAAGGTATTATTCACAATATTTTGTTTAATAGACGTTTTATTCATAGGTTTAACACTTAGTACATTCGGTATAGCATATGAATTTACACATACTTTAGCAGGATACGCAGAACTTTTAATAGCAATATTTTCATTCTATGGTTCAGCAGCTTGTGTATTAAATACTCATTTCGGAAGAGTATTTCTTCCAGTAGGAAAGCCATTTGGCATATTTAAAAAATAG